One region of Hoeflea sp. 108 genomic DNA includes:
- a CDS encoding ABC transporter ATP-binding protein, whose product MAEIKSNAASVEFREVTKVYGKSPVPAVNDVSLFVEAGKLVTLLGPSGCGKTTTLRMIAGLEMATRGKILIGGADVTHLPATDRDVSMVFQSYALFPHMTVNENVEYGLKFSGFAKKEIGDRARAGLELVGLGGYGHRLPSELSGGQQQRVAVARALVLEPQVLLFDEPLSNLDAKLRRRVREEIRDIQTKLGLTVVYVTHDQEEALAVSDRIIVMNNAIIAQDGTPRELYDAPADAFVADFIGEANIFDCEIASVEGGLASVRLGELETKLDARGMAPGAAKLAVRPSRIEIKPAGSPRTIPGRLDKVTYVGSDLEFMVGTEFGEVFAVSSDVDAPFLPGQDVGIGFAARGPVLIRA is encoded by the coding sequence ATGGCCGAGATCAAGAGCAACGCCGCTTCGGTGGAGTTTCGCGAGGTCACCAAAGTCTACGGCAAGAGCCCAGTGCCAGCGGTCAACGACGTGTCGCTGTTTGTCGAGGCTGGCAAGCTGGTAACGTTGCTGGGACCCTCAGGCTGCGGCAAGACGACGACGCTGCGCATGATTGCCGGCCTGGAGATGGCGACGCGTGGAAAAATCCTGATCGGCGGGGCCGATGTCACGCATCTGCCGGCGACGGACCGTGACGTGTCGATGGTGTTCCAGTCCTATGCGCTGTTCCCGCACATGACGGTCAACGAAAACGTCGAATACGGCCTGAAGTTCTCAGGCTTCGCCAAGAAGGAGATCGGCGACCGGGCGCGCGCCGGGCTGGAGCTGGTCGGCCTCGGCGGCTACGGCCACCGCTTGCCGAGCGAATTGTCCGGCGGCCAGCAGCAGCGCGTCGCTGTTGCTCGCGCGCTCGTGCTGGAACCGCAGGTGCTACTATTCGACGAGCCGCTATCCAATCTCGATGCCAAGCTCAGGCGCCGCGTGCGTGAGGAAATCCGCGACATCCAGACCAAGCTCGGGCTGACGGTGGTCTATGTCACCCATGACCAGGAGGAGGCGCTGGCTGTCTCCGACCGCATCATTGTCATGAACAATGCCATCATCGCCCAGGACGGCACGCCGCGTGAACTGTATGACGCGCCGGCGGATGCGTTCGTTGCCGACTTCATCGGCGAGGCGAACATTTTCGACTGCGAGATCGCCTCGGTCGAGGGCGGGCTGGCAAGCGTGCGGCTCGGCGAGCTGGAGACGAAGCTCGACGCACGCGGCATGGCGCCGGGCGCGGCAAAACTCGCCGTGCGGCCGAGCCGCATCGAGATCAAGCCGGCCGGCAGCCCGCGCACAATACCGGGGCGGTTGGATAAGGTGACCTATGTCGGCTCCGACCTGGAGTTCATGGTCGGCACCGAGTTCGGCGAGGTCTTTGCGGTGTCGTCTGATGTCGATGCGCCGTTCCTGCCTGGGCAGGATGTGGGCATCGGGTTCGCCGCGCGCGGGCCGGTGCTGATCAGGGCGTGA
- a CDS encoding iron ABC transporter permease, producing the protein MRSRDLSGGLHPTVILWMAVGWLGFAVLPWFGVEDGFFGLSWLLKGYPLDSEFAPALVLNLKSEKLWLAPLGLLLAAPLLLWGRKKSDPLFGKLLVTIGAAGFAWLMFQGFAIGLRGWQFGWLQGLFGELGDRQFGMGYGALLVGLAFLFLFSVGLAARGAVGGDVFVVSTIAFVVAAVGLFIFMPILQMLANALVTEDGSYSVSTFLGKLFSPRLWSLDCLAGGSRCGVAWNSLFLAVLVGVLTTALGLVFALMVTRTGFRHGKLLRALTVLPIITPPFVIGLAIILLFGLSGAVTQTFSELFGIQPTRWIYGLPGLLIAQLLAFTPIAFLVLIGVVEGVSPSMEEAAQTLRANRWQTFWTVSLPLMRPGLANAFLLGFIESMADFGNPLVLGGNFDVLSTEIFFAIVGAQNDEAQAAVLAIVLLAFTLLAFYAQRFWLGKKSYTTMSGKGDAGVHPQLPIGLKRAVYGVAGFWVAFTIFVYATIFYGSFVKLWGVDHSLTLTHYVKAFAVGWNEFGIHWKGSAWSSFWTTLKIALISSPLTAAIGLLTAYLLVRQNFAGKNAFEFGTMLSFAIPGTVIGVSYVIAFNVPPIELTGTGIILVLAFIFRNMPVGVRAGVASMSQIDKSLDESSLTLGANSWQTFRKVVLPLLRPAIVAALVYSFVRAMTAISAIIFLVSARYDMSTSYIVGRVENNEYGIAIAYSAVLIGVMLAVVGLMQLLVGRRNIGRRGHELSQSRTNVSQPAFSGGG; encoded by the coding sequence ATGCGCTCCCGCGATCTGAGCGGCGGCCTGCACCCGACAGTCATCCTGTGGATGGCGGTCGGGTGGCTCGGCTTTGCCGTGCTCCCCTGGTTTGGCGTCGAGGACGGGTTCTTCGGCTTGTCCTGGCTGTTGAAGGGCTATCCCCTGGACAGCGAGTTTGCGCCTGCGCTCGTTCTCAACCTCAAGAGTGAGAAGCTTTGGCTGGCGCCGCTCGGCCTGCTTTTGGCCGCGCCGCTCTTGCTATGGGGGCGGAAGAAATCCGATCCGCTGTTCGGCAAGCTGCTGGTGACGATAGGGGCGGCGGGCTTTGCCTGGCTGATGTTCCAGGGTTTTGCCATCGGCCTGCGCGGCTGGCAGTTCGGCTGGCTGCAAGGCCTGTTCGGCGAACTCGGCGACCGTCAATTCGGCATGGGCTACGGCGCGCTTCTGGTCGGCCTCGCCTTCCTGTTCCTGTTTTCAGTTGGCCTTGCCGCGCGCGGCGCGGTCGGCGGCGACGTCTTCGTGGTCTCGACCATCGCCTTCGTGGTGGCAGCGGTCGGCCTGTTCATCTTCATGCCGATCCTGCAGATGCTGGCCAATGCGTTGGTCACCGAGGACGGCAGCTATTCGGTCAGCACCTTCCTCGGCAAGCTGTTCAGCCCCAGGCTCTGGAGCCTCGACTGCCTTGCCGGCGGCAGCCGCTGCGGCGTCGCCTGGAACTCGCTGTTCCTGGCGGTCCTCGTCGGCGTGCTGACGACGGCGCTTGGCCTGGTCTTCGCGCTGATGGTCACGCGCACCGGCTTCCGCCATGGCAAGCTGCTCAGAGCGCTGACGGTGCTGCCAATCATCACGCCGCCCTTCGTCATCGGTCTCGCCATTATCCTGCTCTTCGGCCTGTCGGGCGCAGTGACGCAGACATTCTCCGAGCTGTTCGGCATTCAGCCGACGCGCTGGATTTATGGCCTGCCGGGTCTGCTGATCGCACAGCTGCTCGCCTTCACGCCGATCGCCTTCCTGGTCTTGATCGGCGTGGTCGAGGGCGTCAGCCCGTCCATGGAGGAAGCGGCGCAGACGCTGCGCGCCAATCGCTGGCAGACCTTCTGGACGGTGTCGCTGCCGCTGATGCGGCCAGGCCTCGCCAATGCCTTCCTGCTCGGCTTCATCGAGAGCATGGCCGACTTCGGCAACCCGCTGGTGCTGGGCGGCAATTTCGACGTGCTGTCGACAGAGATCTTCTTCGCTATCGTCGGCGCCCAGAATGACGAGGCGCAAGCGGCGGTGCTGGCCATCGTGCTGCTCGCCTTCACGCTGCTTGCCTTCTATGCCCAGCGTTTCTGGCTCGGCAAGAAATCCTACACGACGATGTCCGGCAAGGGCGACGCCGGCGTGCACCCTCAGCTGCCCATCGGCCTCAAGCGCGCCGTCTATGGCGTCGCCGGCTTCTGGGTTGCCTTCACCATCTTCGTCTATGCGACCATCTTCTACGGCAGCTTCGTCAAGCTCTGGGGCGTCGACCACAGCCTGACCCTGACACATTATGTGAAGGCCTTCGCGGTGGGGTGGAACGAGTTCGGTATCCACTGGAAGGGCTCGGCTTGGAGCTCGTTCTGGACCACACTCAAGATCGCGCTGATCTCGTCGCCGCTGACCGCCGCCATAGGCCTGCTCACCGCCTATCTTTTGGTGCGGCAGAATTTTGCCGGCAAAAACGCCTTCGAATTCGGCACAATGCTGTCCTTTGCCATCCCCGGCACTGTCATCGGCGTGAGCTATGTGATTGCCTTCAACGTGCCGCCGATCGAGCTGACGGGGACCGGCATCATCCTGGTGCTGGCCTTCATCTTCCGCAACATGCCTGTGGGCGTCCGGGCGGGGGTGGCGTCGATGTCACAGATCGACAAGAGCCTCGACGAGTCGTCGCTGACGCTGGGCGCCAATTCCTGGCAGACCTTCCGCAAGGTGGTGCTGCCGCTGCTCAGGCCGGCGATCGTCGCAGCACTCGTCTATTCATTCGTGCGCGCCATGACGGCGATCAGCGCCATCATCTTCCTGGTCAGCGCCCGCTACGACATGTCGACGAGCTACATCGTCGGTCGCGTCGAAAACAACGAATACGGCATCGCGATCGCCTATTCGGCGGTGCTGATCGGCGTCATGCTGGCGGTGGTCGGGCTGATGCAACTGCTCGTCGGCCGCCGCAACATCGGCCGCCGCGGCCACGAGCTGTCGCAGTCACGCACCAATGTGAGCCAACCGGCATTTTCAGGAGGCGGCTGA
- a CDS encoding ABC transporter substrate-binding protein gives MKTAYMYSAAFAALMLATGVARAESLTLYCSADEAWCQQIKTGFEEKTGITVDMTRKSSGETYAQVRAEASNPKGDVWWGGTGDPHLQAAQENLTEEYISPMRGELHDWAIKQAEAAGNKTIGVYSGALGFGYNKDLLAKNNLPEPKCWADLTKAEYKGQIQIANPNSSGTAYTTLATMVQLMGEDKGFDYMKALHKNINQYTKSGSAPIKAAGLGETTIGIVFMHDAVAQTAAGFPIVTVAPCEGTGYEIGSMSIIKGARNAEAAKKFYDWALSAEMQGKAKDVKSFQLPSNKAAAVSELTPDLSTIKLIDYDFKKYGSSEERKRLLGKWDQEVSSLPQ, from the coding sequence ATGAAGACTGCCTACATGTATTCGGCGGCGTTCGCCGCCCTGATGCTGGCCACTGGTGTTGCCCGCGCCGAGAGCCTGACGCTCTATTGCAGCGCCGACGAGGCCTGGTGCCAGCAGATCAAGACCGGCTTCGAGGAAAAGACCGGCATCACCGTCGACATGACCCGCAAGAGCTCGGGCGAAACCTACGCCCAGGTGCGCGCCGAGGCGAGCAACCCGAAGGGCGACGTGTGGTGGGGCGGCACCGGCGATCCGCATCTGCAGGCAGCCCAGGAAAACCTGACCGAGGAGTATATATCGCCGATGCGCGGCGAGCTGCACGACTGGGCGATCAAGCAGGCCGAGGCCGCCGGCAACAAGACCATCGGCGTCTACTCTGGCGCGCTTGGGTTCGGCTACAACAAGGACCTGCTCGCCAAGAACAACCTGCCCGAGCCGAAATGCTGGGCCGACCTGACCAAGGCCGAATACAAGGGTCAGATCCAGATCGCTAACCCGAATTCGTCTGGTACCGCCTATACGACGCTGGCGACCATGGTGCAGCTGATGGGCGAGGACAAGGGCTTCGACTACATGAAGGCCCTGCACAAGAACATCAACCAGTACACCAAGTCGGGCTCGGCGCCGATCAAGGCAGCCGGCCTCGGCGAAACCACCATCGGCATCGTGTTCATGCATGATGCCGTGGCGCAGACGGCTGCGGGCTTTCCGATCGTGACTGTCGCGCCCTGCGAAGGCACCGGCTACGAGATCGGCTCGATGTCGATCATCAAGGGCGCACGCAACGCCGAGGCAGCAAAGAAGTTCTACGACTGGGCACTGTCAGCCGAAATGCAGGGCAAGGCCAAGGACGTGAAGTCGTTCCAGCTGCCGTCGAACAAGGCGGCGGCCGTGTCGGAACTGACGCCCGACCTGTCGACGATCAAGCTGATCGACTACGACTTCAAGAAGTACGGCTCGAGCGAGGAGCGCAAGCGGCTGCTTGGCAAATGGGATCAGGAGGTCTCCTCACTGCCGCAATAA
- a CDS encoding NUDIX hydrolase yields the protein MPKDKKTIRKANKGERIAQVAAIPFRVNEDGALEVMLVTSRGTRRFIVPKGWPMKGKSARQAALIEAREEAGVNGKALKKPAGSYCYWKRLSTSFVHVVVTAYLIQVSEELDAWQEAGARQRAWLAPADAAVLIDEPELSTLIRGLTVADLVQPEAEPA from the coding sequence ATGCCCAAGGACAAGAAGACCATACGCAAGGCGAACAAGGGCGAACGCATCGCCCAGGTCGCTGCCATTCCGTTCCGCGTGAACGAGGATGGCGCGCTTGAGGTCATGCTTGTCACCTCGCGCGGCACCCGCCGCTTCATCGTGCCCAAGGGCTGGCCGATGAAGGGCAAGAGCGCGCGCCAGGCAGCGCTTATCGAAGCCCGCGAAGAGGCCGGCGTGAACGGCAAGGCGTTGAAAAAGCCGGCCGGCAGCTATTGCTACTGGAAGCGCCTGTCGACCAGCTTCGTCCATGTCGTGGTCACCGCCTACCTCATCCAGGTCTCCGAAGAGCTCGATGCCTGGCAGGAGGCCGGTGCTCGCCAGCGTGCCTGGCTTGCGCCAGCGGATGCGGCCGTGCTCATCGACGAGCCGGAGCTTTCGACCCTGATCCGTGGTCTCACAGTGGCGGACCTCGTCCAGCCTGAGGCGGAACCAGCCTAG
- a CDS encoding substrate-binding domain-containing protein, translating to MSELKPGRSFVSAQQVAELAGVSRSAVSRTFTDGASVSETTRKKVLEAAETLGYHVNHLARSLIHEDSGIVCLIGADINTPYHSRLIDAITRRLQAINRVAMVINTSGDTDSVEAALRQTLNYRANATVVLSGTPPTSLINTCLNSGQHVILINRDDHLDGPENISVDNAAAAREAFHMLHRAGSRRIAVVSSQAGTPSLVARERAFETAAAEAGLEVTITRAGPTGYGAGFEAGRLLLSGSHRPDAAFCVTDLLACGFMDAARVEFGMNVPEELCVVGFDDIEQAGWASYQLTTFRQPIAQVADHITKLLDSDEPEPVRGGRVCFHADPVWRRTVRPR from the coding sequence ATGTCCGAACTGAAGCCGGGCAGGTCATTCGTAAGCGCACAGCAGGTCGCCGAACTGGCCGGCGTTTCGCGCTCGGCCGTGTCCCGCACCTTCACCGACGGCGCCAGCGTTTCCGAGACCACCCGCAAGAAGGTGCTCGAGGCAGCAGAGACGCTCGGCTACCACGTCAATCACCTCGCCCGCAGCCTGATCCACGAGGACAGCGGCATCGTCTGCCTCATCGGCGCCGACATCAACACGCCCTACCATTCACGCCTGATCGACGCGATCACCCGCCGCCTGCAGGCCATCAACCGCGTCGCCATGGTCATCAACACCTCTGGCGACACCGACAGCGTCGAAGCGGCCTTGCGCCAGACGCTCAACTACCGCGCCAACGCAACCGTGGTGCTGTCGGGTACGCCGCCGACATCGCTCATCAACACCTGCCTCAACAGCGGCCAGCACGTCATCCTGATCAACCGCGACGATCATCTCGACGGCCCCGAAAACATCAGCGTCGACAATGCTGCGGCCGCACGCGAAGCATTCCACATGCTCCACCGTGCCGGCAGCCGGCGCATCGCCGTGGTGTCCTCGCAGGCCGGCACGCCGAGCCTTGTCGCACGCGAGCGCGCCTTCGAAACGGCCGCCGCCGAGGCAGGGCTCGAAGTGACCATCACGCGTGCTGGCCCCACCGGCTACGGCGCGGGCTTCGAGGCCGGGCGCCTGCTGCTCAGCGGCTCGCACCGGCCTGACGCTGCCTTCTGCGTCACCGACCTGCTCGCCTGCGGCTTCATGGATGCGGCGCGCGTCGAATTCGGCATGAACGTGCCCGAGGAGCTTTGTGTCGTCGGCTTCGACGACATCGAGCAGGCCGGCTGGGCGTCATACCAGCTGACCACCTTCCGCCAGCCGATCGCACAGGTGGCCGACCACATCACCAAGCTGCTCGACAGCGACGAACCCGAACCGGTGCGCGGCGGCCGCGTCTGCTTTCACGCCGATCCGGTCTGGCGCCGGACCGTCCGGCCCAGGTGA
- a CDS encoding metallophosphoesterase, with protein sequence MKIAVIADPHFHDVDNRQGVGRGDRVAVRTLADTNASTRVFNESFHATRALLDDIVRRGISLVAIAGDLTDDGQQSTMAAATALLADYSRRFGLRFVATPGNHDLYAIHGRHQSKRFLNPNGSHMLVTSDADIGQDNSVDKIVSAEMYCGGYEQAIPALSALGFFRRDGDLHWECPFGIDDRLEARIFDIVSSDGKTVRRMADASFLVEPVEGLWLLSIDANVFEPKNGDLDPAAEKSYHDSTDAGWNSMPRNKGFVLDWMKHVAARAKAQGKRLIAFSHYPIIDPLNGTSADEAKLLNDTSFLRRTPRADVSKVAAATGIKVHFSGHLHINDTAIFRDGDDWLVNIAVPSMVGFPPAYKIVEIGDDRLDVETVVVAEVPAYDTAFALYRVEAAREGASAAVTEAIGHADFLSRHLAEMVRHRYLPKEWPRDLAILVPQLDLGDLERLAGARAPLTASDAMPFLAAVAKPDAQDWRVLPFFEMVVDWYRLRKGREVALDFIEPARIVAYRHLAALFAAGSWPEGCLQDRLASFMRMLTDWLASAPSGDFSVDLATGDVISRSHLGRTVRRQTGSA encoded by the coding sequence ATGAAGATTGCCGTCATCGCCGACCCGCATTTCCACGACGTCGACAACCGTCAGGGCGTTGGACGAGGCGACCGGGTGGCGGTCCGAACCCTTGCCGACACCAATGCCTCGACGCGCGTGTTCAACGAGAGCTTCCATGCCACACGCGCGCTGCTCGACGACATCGTCAGACGCGGCATTTCGTTGGTGGCGATTGCCGGCGACCTGACCGACGACGGCCAGCAGTCGACAATGGCAGCGGCGACCGCGCTGCTGGCGGACTATTCCCGTCGCTTCGGCCTGCGCTTCGTCGCGACCCCGGGCAATCACGACCTCTATGCCATCCACGGTCGTCACCAGAGCAAGCGCTTCCTCAACCCGAATGGTTCGCACATGCTGGTGACAAGCGACGCCGATATCGGGCAGGACAACTCGGTCGACAAGATCGTCAGCGCCGAGATGTATTGCGGCGGCTATGAACAGGCGATCCCTGCACTGAGCGCGCTTGGCTTCTTCCGGCGCGACGGCGACCTGCATTGGGAATGCCCATTTGGAATCGATGACAGGCTTGAGGCGCGGATTTTCGACATCGTTTCCTCCGACGGGAAGACCGTCAGGCGTATGGCCGACGCTTCGTTTCTCGTCGAGCCGGTCGAGGGGCTGTGGTTGTTGTCCATCGATGCCAATGTCTTCGAGCCGAAGAATGGCGACCTCGATCCGGCGGCGGAGAAGAGCTACCACGACAGCACCGATGCCGGCTGGAACTCGATGCCGCGCAACAAGGGTTTTGTGCTGGACTGGATGAAGCACGTTGCGGCGAGGGCGAAAGCGCAGGGCAAGCGGCTGATCGCGTTTTCGCACTATCCTATCATCGATCCCCTCAACGGCACCTCAGCCGACGAGGCGAAGCTGCTCAACGACACGAGCTTCCTGCGACGAACGCCGCGCGCGGACGTGTCGAAGGTTGCGGCTGCCACCGGCATCAAGGTGCATTTCAGCGGCCATTTGCACATCAACGACACCGCCATCTTCCGCGACGGTGATGACTGGCTGGTCAACATCGCCGTGCCGTCGATGGTCGGCTTTCCGCCTGCCTACAAGATCGTTGAGATCGGAGACGACAGGCTCGATGTCGAGACGGTGGTCGTCGCCGAAGTGCCTGCATATGACACCGCTTTTGCCCTCTATCGCGTCGAGGCGGCGCGGGAGGGAGCGTCGGCGGCGGTGACCGAGGCTATCGGCCATGCAGACTTCCTCAGCCGGCATCTCGCCGAGATGGTCCGGCATCGCTACCTGCCCAAGGAATGGCCCCGGGATCTGGCAATACTTGTGCCGCAGCTCGACCTTGGCGACCTCGAGCGGCTTGCGGGAGCCAGGGCGCCGCTGACGGCGAGTGACGCCATGCCGTTTCTCGCGGCTGTGGCGAAACCGGACGCGCAGGACTGGCGCGTGCTGCCCTTTTTCGAAATGGTCGTCGACTGGTACAGGCTGCGCAAGGGTCGCGAGGTCGCGCTCGATTTCATCGAGCCGGCGCGTATCGTCGCCTATCGCCATCTCGCGGCTCTTTTCGCTGCGGGCTCGTGGCCGGAAGGCTGCCTGCAGGACAGGCTGGCGTCGTTCATGCGGATGCTGACGGACTGGCTGGCGAGTGCGCCGTCAGGCGACTTTTCCGTCGATCTGGCGACCGGCGACGTGATCTCGAGAAGTCACCTGGGCCGGACGGTCCGGCGCCAGACCGGATCGGCGTGA
- a CDS encoding dual specificity protein phosphatase produces MDTGSPRYERPALSLIERDIAGYGIDIYVGGMDGAGDLALLKDKNITTVVNCAVNLDFNYATEPFGEGEGADAIYGVGAVRYYKLGLIDGHGNPETMMLSGFYLLRGALSQVLPDKATYKRREKGNVLVNCRGGRSRSVSLVALFLHVEMPDKFPTLDAALDHVRTQRELRRDEWHEAPKPMLVEAARKAAQWIAMIDKGLPPAPVSALAANN; encoded by the coding sequence ATGGATACAGGCAGCCCACGCTACGAGCGGCCGGCGCTCAGCTTGATCGAGCGCGACATCGCCGGCTACGGCATCGACATCTATGTCGGCGGCATGGACGGCGCCGGCGATCTTGCGCTGCTCAAGGACAAGAACATCACCACAGTGGTGAATTGCGCGGTCAATCTCGACTTCAACTATGCGACCGAGCCGTTCGGCGAGGGTGAGGGAGCTGATGCCATCTACGGCGTCGGCGCGGTGCGTTACTACAAGCTTGGACTGATCGACGGGCACGGCAATCCCGAGACCATGATGCTGTCGGGTTTCTACCTGCTGCGCGGCGCGCTGAGCCAGGTGCTGCCTGACAAGGCCACATACAAGCGGCGCGAGAAGGGCAATGTGCTGGTCAACTGCCGAGGCGGCCGCAGCCGTTCGGTGTCGCTGGTGGCGCTGTTCCTCCATGTCGAGATGCCGGACAAGTTTCCGACGCTCGACGCAGCACTCGACCACGTGCGCACCCAGCGTGAGCTGCGTCGCGACGAGTGGCACGAGGCGCCGAAGCCGATGCTGGTCGAGGCGGCGCGCAAGGCAGCGCAGTGGATCGCCATGATCGACAAGGGATTGCCGCCGGCGCCGGTGTCGGCGCTTGCCGCCAACAACTGA
- a CDS encoding inositol monophosphatase family protein, whose protein sequence is MDRRAAFCREIARSAGAVALDGYRNRTPGFGMKGPQDFLTETDAAVERHLKARIAEAFPGDGFLGEETGGAIKPDTWVVDPIDGTANFARDIPHFCIAIAFVSNGEMEIGAIYNPVLDELYFARRGHGATRNGKPIAVAGTGDFDAACVEFGWSNRKSNARYMEVLSNILEQGANVRRGASGALGLAYVADGRSDAYAELHMHPWDCLAGLLLVKEAGGVVAPFLAVGGLTKGGAVLAAAPGVALGMSAATGIALETR, encoded by the coding sequence ATGGACCGGCGTGCCGCCTTCTGCCGCGAGATCGCCAGGTCCGCAGGGGCCGTGGCGCTCGACGGCTACAGGAACAGGACGCCGGGCTTCGGCATGAAGGGACCGCAGGACTTCCTGACGGAAACCGATGCGGCAGTGGAGCGGCACCTCAAGGCACGCATCGCCGAGGCGTTTCCCGGGGACGGGTTCCTCGGCGAGGAGACGGGCGGGGCGATCAAGCCGGATACGTGGGTGGTCGACCCGATCGATGGCACTGCCAATTTTGCCCGCGACATCCCGCACTTCTGCATCGCCATCGCTTTCGTCAGCAACGGCGAAATGGAGATCGGCGCGATCTACAATCCTGTTCTCGATGAACTCTATTTCGCCCGGCGTGGCCATGGGGCGACGCGCAACGGCAAGCCGATTGCCGTTGCCGGAACCGGTGATTTCGATGCTGCCTGCGTCGAATTCGGCTGGTCGAACCGCAAGTCGAATGCGCGCTATATGGAGGTGCTCTCCAACATCCTCGAGCAGGGCGCCAATGTGCGTCGTGGCGCATCCGGCGCGCTGGGCCTTGCCTATGTCGCCGACGGCCGCTCGGACGCCTATGCGGAACTGCACATGCATCCGTGGGATTGCCTGGCTGGGTTGCTGCTGGTCAAGGAAGCGGGCGGCGTCGTCGCACCGTTTCTCGCCGTCGGCGGCCTGACAAAGGGTGGAGCGGTGCTGGCGGCGGCGCCCGGCGTGGCGCTTGGCATGAGTGCGGCGACCGGCATAGCGCTCGAAACGCGCTGA
- a CDS encoding inositol monophosphatase — protein sequence MTSLEKAKRLRDVAERAAKLMCEPLLAAFRSNMAVDYKVDLHDVVTKHDKDAEMAIRAFILREVPDSVVVGEEGGVSGEGRVKWYVDPIDGTSNFARGFAFWCVSVGVAIDGEVVAGAVYDPVTGSLFSADLTGAWLNGVPLRSRAISDERHATLITGYPVARDFRLDGHEQTLANFGELVETFSTLRRPGSGALSLCHVAAGWVDASAGFGSNPWDVAAAVLILKQAGGSYHPLTLGKVDADVPDFMCPGYVALGEGADYPTLMRIARGISEGREAASARRPKLSAAGGAA from the coding sequence ATGACGAGCCTCGAGAAAGCAAAGCGCCTGCGCGACGTGGCCGAACGTGCGGCGAAGCTGATGTGCGAGCCTCTGCTGGCTGCATTCCGCTCCAACATGGCCGTTGATTACAAGGTCGACCTGCATGACGTCGTGACCAAACACGACAAGGATGCGGAAATGGCGATCCGCGCCTTCATCCTGCGCGAAGTGCCGGACTCGGTCGTGGTCGGCGAGGAGGGTGGGGTGAGCGGCGAGGGGCGGGTGAAATGGTATGTCGATCCGATCGACGGAACTTCCAACTTCGCCCGCGGTTTTGCCTTCTGGTGCGTGTCGGTGGGTGTGGCGATCGATGGCGAGGTCGTCGCCGGCGCCGTTTATGACCCGGTCACGGGAAGCCTGTTTTCGGCCGACCTGACCGGAGCCTGGTTGAACGGGGTGCCCTTGCGCTCGCGCGCCATATCGGACGAGCGGCATGCGACGTTGATTACCGGCTACCCGGTGGCGCGCGACTTCAGGCTCGACGGGCATGAACAGACGCTCGCCAATTTCGGTGAGCTGGTCGAGACATTCTCGACGCTGCGGCGACCGGGCAGCGGGGCGCTCAGCCTTTGCCATGTCGCGGCGGGCTGGGTCGACGCCTCCGCTGGCTTCGGCTCCAATCCCTGGGATGTCGCCGCGGCGGTTCTCATCCTCAAGCAGGCTGGCGGCAGCTATCACCCGTTGACGCTGGGCAAGGTCGACGCCGACGTGCCCGACTTCATGTGCCCCGGCTATGTCGCGCTGGGGGAAGGCGCCGACTATCCGACATTGATGCGCATCGCCCGCGGAATCTCCGAAGGTCGCGAGGCGGCGAGCGCAAGAAGGCCGAAGCTTTCGGCTGCGGGAGGTGCCGCATGA
- a CDS encoding HAD-IA family hydrolase — MSTSSGRKLAAPKALLLDFGGVIVSTTHMPDWRELLAAHVRGLLDQAGVKAPVLSVEQITADIKAGGIADSHWKDAMSRPFSPRELRHEEFWGDFVAGDWPKQAREVVVAEAYDLCRKMGNWKSERVLRTGMLELLDAADGAGVPVGIVSNALCGQVHIDFLDAHGLTGRFAVAIHSDEVRVRKPNPEMIWLAARALGVEAGEAWYVGDNFDRDVLCGVRAGVGGNILMEAKGTYDLPYDLKLKPDAIVADPVGLLGLFTEATRGIAA; from the coding sequence ATGTCGACAAGTTCGGGCCGAAAGCTCGCCGCACCCAAGGCGCTGCTGCTCGATTTCGGCGGCGTGATCGTGTCGACGACGCATATGCCTGATTGGCGAGAGCTGCTGGCTGCGCATGTGCGCGGCCTGCTCGACCAGGCCGGCGTGAAAGCGCCGGTGCTTTCGGTCGAGCAGATCACCGCCGATATCAAGGCGGGCGGCATCGCCGACTCGCACTGGAAGGATGCTATGTCGCGGCCGTTTTCGCCGCGCGAACTCAGGCATGAGGAATTCTGGGGCGACTTCGTTGCCGGCGACTGGCCGAAGCAGGCGCGGGAGGTTGTCGTGGCCGAGGCCTACGATCTCTGCCGCAAGATGGGCAACTGGAAAAGCGAACGCGTGTTGCGCACCGGCATGCTCGAACTGCTCGATGCGGCGGATGGCGCTGGCGTTCCGGTGGGCATCGTCAGCAACGCGTTGTGCGGTCAGGTGCACATCGATTTCCTCGACGCCCATGGGCTGACGGGCCGATTTGCTGTGGCGATCCACAGCGACGAGGTAAGGGTGCGCAAGCCGAACCCGGAGATGATCTGGCTGGCGGCGCGGGCGCTCGGCGTCGAAGCGGGCGAGGCCTGGTATGTCGGCGACAATTTCGACCGCGACGTGCTGTGCGGTGTTCGTGCCGGGGTCGGCGGCAACATCCTGATGGAGGCCAAGGGCACTTACGATCTGCCCTACGATCTTAAGCTCAAGCCCGATGCCATAGTGGCCGACCCGGTCGGGCTGCTCGGTCTGTTCACCGAGGCGACGCGAGGGATCGCCGCATGA